The following proteins are co-located in the Saccharomycodes ludwigii strain NBRC 1722 chromosome V, whole genome shotgun sequence genome:
- the ABF1 gene encoding DNA-binding protein ABF1 (similar to Saccharomyces cerevisiae YKL112W | ABF1 | ARS-Binding Factor 1) — MIEQKTNDSTIINNAAITTDLNNNNNTTTTTATTAAADTSATDTTTDGNTSANDRSTVDKANKIGQSTNITNTSTSPAHSQSLVKKTTTPADPNPYEEDDDEVNVLYRYDHPVLNDNLIVDTHNTALANSNIEKQFKTLEDWYDVVNDYELKFHCPIILKNSHKNKHYTFACNNNKNCPFRVMVSCVTTGNVTNGFAVSRSSIDNKDIYNNSNGIPVGDKENNASSAIVMNGEDEQDKKKEEESEEYLKNENENKNENESNNQNTKEGSNDEKVEGHDLEGGKPTAPDVVNHFDAEEIARAAAEAVAVVNNEDENATNDNTDTLPKEVEGINSNVSLNTNIPAVPTSNASFPSTLPYNNSNATGITNAAPRINGYRKNKVQHNLTYGPFVITKMVLEHNHSKSSNLSLCDFVLTKVSRIFHSELNLEKTLETMYDNTTGNISKFKVNEYIKNVGLMKYLGERYHLSEKELNNPKFLQQISRKLTTFKARFIMKKRNANKEASIGRGSERSSTKKGDTVENSDRKENDRNSNGGKNEHDNDVFDEIKNKGVSNIIATKKEEITNDKRSQKDVVNNYNNSTGPVTSNDTVTTSSGSKEGKPTHVFDTTKRSADIFTSSQLEMPTTKLFLKDSINNKDGNENGADDAVISSEQLELLGEHHLKTLASGTTGAIDVDSVDIDGSSTKRRKRNDGYTLDANKKRKSKNKVNNGKTGSGSDSGSSNAKKKKIKIKEKPLKLLAMLLLGLLAQPKIMPKMLIFLYNDMWLNNWVYWNHTFNIVMIY, encoded by the coding sequence ATGATCGAGCAAAAAACGAACGATAGTACCATCATTAATAATGCTGCTATCACCACCGatcttaataataataataatactactactactactgctacCACTGCTGCTGCTGATACCTCTGCCACTGATACTACTACTGATGGCAATACTAGTGCTAATGATCGGTCCACTGTTGACAAAGCTAATAAAATAGGACAGTCAACTAATATTACAAATACTTCTACCAGCCCTGCCCATTCTCAGTCCCTTGTTAAAAAGACAACTACGCCTGCTGATCCTAATCCAtatgaagaagatgatgatgaagttaATGTATTATATAGATACGATCATCCTGTATTAAATGACAATCTAATTGTTGACACCCATAATACTGCCCTAGCTAACTCTAACATAGAAAAGCAATTCAAGACTTTAGAAGATTGGTATGATGTTGTTAATGACTATGAATTGAAATTCCATTGTCCCATTATCCTAAAAAATTCACACAAGAACAAGCATTACACCTTTGcttgtaataataataaaaattgtcCATTTAGAGTTATGGTTAGCTGTGTAACAACAGGTAATGTAACCAATGGTTTTGCTGTCAGTAGGTCTagtattgataataaagatatttataataatagcaatggTATTCCTGTTGGAGATAAAGAGAACAATGCTTCTAGCGCTATTGTAATGAATGGAGAAGATGAAcaggataaaaaaaaagaggaagagaGCGAAGAGTAccttaaaaatgaaaatgaaaataaaaacgaaAATGAATCTAACAATCAAAATACAAAGGAAGGCTCTAATGACGAAAAAGTAGAAGGTCACGACCTGGAGGGAGGAAAACCCACAGCGCCCGATGTGGTTAACCATTTTGATGCTGAAGAAATAGCCAGGGCAGCAGCTGAGGCGGTTGCAGTGGTTAATAATGAGGATGAAAACGCTACTAATGACAATACAGATACTCTGCCAAAAGAAGTAGAGGGTATTAATTCGAATGTTAGTTTGAATACTAACATTCCTGCCGTCCCAACATCTAATGCTTCTTTTCCCTCGACTCTTCCCtataacaatagtaatgCTACGGGGATTACAAACGCGGCGCCTAGAATTAATGGTTATCGTAAGAATAAGGTTCAGCACAATTTAACTTATGGTCCATTTgttataacaaaaatggTTTTAGAACATAATCATTCAAAGTCTTCTAATTTATCCCTTTGCGATTTTGTATTAACCAAAGTGTCTAGGATTTTCCATAGTGAATTAAACTTAGAAAAGACTTTGGAAACAATGTATGATAACACCACTGGCAACATAAGTAAATTTAAAGTCAACgagtatattaaaaatgttggTTTAATGAAGTATTTGGGTGAAAGGTATCATTTAAGCGAAAAAGAGTTGAATAATCCCAAATTTTTACAACAAATCTCTAGAAAATTAACCACCTTTAAGGCTAGATTTATTATGAAAAAACGAAATGCAAATAAAGAAGCAAGTATTGGGAGAGGGAGTGAACGTAGTTCTACTAAGAAAGGTGATACTGTTGAAAACAGTGATAGAAAAGAGAACGATCGCAATTCCAATGGGGGTAAAAATGAACATGATAATGATGTTTttgatgaaattaaaaataagggGGTTAGTAACATAATAGCGACTAAGAAAGAGGAAATTACTAATGACAAACGGAGCCAAAAAGATGTTGTAaacaattataataattcgACTGGCCCTGTAACTAGTAATGATACTGTTACGACAAGTTCTGGATCAAAAGAAGGGAAACCTACACACGTTTTTGACACTACCAAACGTTCAGCAGATATTTTTACTAGTTCTCAGTTAGAAATGCCCACTAcgaaattgtttttgaaagatagtattaataataaagacgGGAATGAAAATGGGGCCGATGATGCTGTTATCTCGTCTGAACAATTAGAACTTTTAGGGGAACATCACCTAAAAACGCTGGCAAGCGGTACCACTGGCGCCATCGATGTCGATAGTGTTGATATAGACGGATCGTCTACAAAACggagaaaaagaaacgacGGATACACATTAGATGCTAataaaaagaggaaaagtaaaaataaagttaataatggtaaaacTGGAAGTGGTAGTGATAGTGGTAGCAGCAacgcaaaaaaaaaaaaaataaaaataaaagaaaagccaCTGAAATTGCTAGCAATGTTGTTATTGGGGCTACTGGCACAACCGAAAATAATGCCCAAgatgttaatatttttgtacaACGATATGTGGCTGAACAATTGGGTTTATTGGAATCACACGTTCAACATCGTCATGATCTATTGA
- the APM3 gene encoding Apm3p (similar to Saccharomyces cerevisiae YBR288C | APM3 | clathrin Adaptor Protein complex Medium chain): MFDFINSIAFYITEATCASIPNGSPNNQGLPSVSVAVIKNSNKAIGSKNNNPCEIFEYVFQPSIYYNSNNSNNNNNNNNNNNNSNSNSNSNNNSQLRKTILRRIKNSNNDNSNNMFKVFQNYILYKFQTASLNYWLLVNNSNKSIVGKDYGMLDCLKVLETMNYILENYFDKDNDDSNSLLFFSKILKEADRVNLIIQFVQQTNEQDTDINRLKEVIPLKITLSKFINNTTRSLKAGGTSGAVSALHNSIAATKANVTSTSTNSMLSSNNRSSSLSYNIEDRVVPWRSSNGNSVSVTGSGSSGINNEIYIDIIENVNVLYKIHQCNNTNNKHRSNGSYVGNNNTGKKLLITDDIQGEIKFNSQLDHNSPLINLKFDTKGLDLFDNCVFHKCVELGNKNKNKNLQNTNTNSIKFIPPDGKFTLLKYTASTSTNVISGSRNSVSGNEGLISLNVKTGLGLDKSEFEINVNIEMSTKTEQIEDLVIQLYFQNSSDSFDTASNGIASNTGGDCASEDCKLKIINNTHGIIERNNNSINNVWSWIFDKNTSTGIFPVLRGYIECSNSSSSASLGIFPELISMSYKNQGQLHSGITVNSVEILNAGANALKPYKGVKYTTNVKDYVIRC, encoded by the coding sequence TATTAATTCAATTGCATTTTATATTACCGAAGCTACCTGTGCTTCTATTCCAAATGGAAGTCCTAACAATCAGGGTCTTCCTTCAGTATCAGTTGCTGTCATAAAAAACAGTAATAAAGCTATCGGCagcaaaaataacaaccCATGTGAGATTTTTGAGTATGTTTTTCAACCttcaatatattataatagtaacaatagtaataataataataataataataataataataataatagtaatagtaatagtaatagtaataacaattcaCAGCTAAGAAAAACCATACTTAGAAGGAtcaaaaattcaaataacgataattctaataatatgtttaaagtatttcaaaattatatattatacaaATTTCAAACTGCCTCATTAAATTATTGGTTATTAGTTAACAACTCCAACAAGAGCATTGTGGGGAAAGATTATGGCATGCTTGACTGTTTAAAAGTGTTAGAAACCATGAATTACATTTTAGagaattattttgataaagaTAATGATGACAGCAatagtttattatttttctcaaaaatattaaaggaAGCAGATCGtgttaatttaataatacaatttGTTCAACAGACAAATGAACAGGATACTGACATTAACAGATTGAAAGAGGTTATCCCATTAAAAATCACATTGTCgaaatttataaataatacaacAAGAAGTTTGAAAGCAGGAGGAACAAGTGGAGCGGTCAGTGCTTTACATAATAGTATTGCTGCTACTAAGGCCAATGTTACTTCTACCTCCACCAATTCTATGTTGAGCTCTAATAACAGAAGTTCATCCCTCAGTTATAATATAGAAGATCGTGTTGTCCCATGGAGAAGTAGCAATGGGAATAGTGTTTCTGTGACTGGGAGTGGCTCCAGTGGTATTAACaatgaaatatatatcGACATAATTGAAAACGTTAATGTCTTGTACAAAATACATCAGTGTAACAACACAAATAATAAGCATCGCAGCAATGGCAGCTATGTtggtaacaataatactggCAAAAAATTACTAATTACTGATGACATTCAGGGCGAGATCAAATTTAACTCTCAATTGGATCACAATTCCCCATTAATTAATCTGAAATTTGATACAAAAGGACTCgatttatttgataattGTGTATTCCATAAATGTGTTGAGCTtggaaacaaaaataaaaataaaaatcttcAAAATACCAACACTAACagtataaaatttataccACCAGATGGTAAATTTACATTGTTGAAATATACTGCTAGCACTTCTACTAATGTTATAAGTGGCAGCAGAAATAGCGTTTCTGGAAATGAAGGGTTAATTTCTCTAAACGTCAAGACTGGGTTGGGTTTGGATAAATCagaatttgaaattaatgTGAATATTGAAATGTCCACTAAGACGGAGCAGATTGAAGATTTAGTTATTCAactatattttcaaaatagtAGCGATAGTTTTGATACTGCAAGTAATGGTATTGCTAGTAATACTGGTGGGGATTGCGCTTCGGAGGATTGTAAGCTtaaaattatcaacaatACGCATGGTATAATAGAaagaaataacaatagcaTTAATAATGTTTGGAGTTGGATTTTCGATAAAAACACTAGTACAGGCATCTTCCCTGTATTAAGAGGATACATTGAATGTAGTAATAGTTCTTCTAGTGCTTCTCTTGGTATATTTCCAGAATTAATATCAATGAGTTATAAAAATCAGGGGCAATTGCATAGTGGCATTACTGTTAATTCAGTAGAAATATTGAATGCCGGGGCTAACGCCTTAAAACCCTATAAGGGTGTAAAATATACTACCAACGTAAAAGATTATGTAATTAGATGTTAA
- the QCR10 gene encoding ubiquinol--cytochrome-c reductase subunit 10 (similar to Saccharomyces cerevisiae YHR001W-A | QCR10 | ubiQuinol-cytochrome C oxidoReductase): MVAYISSLSSKTATHFGRLTLRNFINYIPDLALWGGASAFGIACFTENWPIFQDTFYKKIPYFGSHWVHDVDPQDVPN, translated from the exons ATGGTTGCC TACATTTCCAGTTTATCCTCTAAAACTGCCACTCACTTTGGCAGATTAACCTTAAGAAACTTTATCAACTATATTCCAGATTTGGCTTTGTGGGGTGGTGCTTCTGCTTTTGGAATTGCTTGTTTCACTGAAAACTGGCCAATTTTTCAAGACACTTTTTACAAGAAAATTCCATATTTTGGTTCTCACTGGGTCCACGACGTTGATCCACAAGATGTTCCAAATTAA